From Humibacter ginsenosidimutans, a single genomic window includes:
- a CDS encoding GNAT family N-acetyltransferase has protein sequence MLQEEYESRRVLPPHLRKPEAPEAPFSYEIRDATPADLPHIREIYNYYVTNSTVTFDEDTMSIKAWKAKYAHLRKIGMPFLVAASPSGQILGYALVTPWKQKAAYRFTVENSIYLGQASTGKGLGTALMRALVDASKAAGLKEMIAVIADQGAEASIAMHRAFGFKQVGSMGRVGFKFDRWLGTVLMQKSLK, from the coding sequence ATGCTGCAGGAGGAGTACGAGTCACGACGGGTGCTGCCGCCGCATCTGCGCAAGCCCGAGGCACCGGAGGCGCCGTTCAGCTACGAGATCCGGGATGCCACGCCCGCCGACCTTCCGCACATCCGCGAGATCTACAACTATTACGTGACGAACAGCACCGTCACGTTCGACGAAGACACCATGTCGATCAAGGCGTGGAAGGCGAAGTACGCCCATCTGCGCAAGATCGGCATGCCGTTCCTGGTCGCCGCGTCGCCGAGTGGACAGATCCTCGGCTATGCACTGGTCACTCCGTGGAAGCAGAAGGCCGCCTACCGGTTCACGGTGGAGAACTCGATCTATCTGGGGCAGGCGTCGACGGGAAAGGGACTCGGCACGGCGCTGATGAGGGCGCTCGTCGACGCTTCGAAGGCTGCAGGCCTCAAGGAGATGATCGCGGTGATCGCGGATCAGGGGGCCGAGGCATCCATCGCCATGCACCGCGCGTTCGGCTTCAAGCAGGTGGGCAGCATGGGCCGCGTCGGCTTCAAATTCGACCGCTGGCTGGGCACCGTGCTGATGCAGAAGAGCCTCAAGTAG
- a CDS encoding ABC transporter ATP-binding protein, which translates to MTTSTAPVVEISGLTKRFGDVTALDDVSLTFKTDAITGLLGRNGAGKTTLMQTVTGQDFASSGEIRVFGEHPVENARVLSRLSFIKENQKYPDEFKPKHVFGCAPWFYENWDADFAAQLIDDFQLPLNRRIKKLSRGQLSAVGVIVGLAARAPLTFFDEPYLGLDAVARQIFYDRLLADYSEHPRTIILSTHLIDEVANILEHVVVIDKGRIIMNQSAEAARDSATTVVGSRGAVDAFVAGRTVLHREGVGGLASVTVERLDADERRDAVAAGLELAPVSLQQLIVRTTNSAAADFGAADREALS; encoded by the coding sequence GTGACCACATCGACCGCCCCCGTGGTCGAGATCAGCGGGCTCACCAAGCGATTCGGCGATGTCACCGCGCTCGACGACGTGAGCCTCACGTTCAAGACCGACGCCATCACCGGCCTGCTCGGCCGCAACGGCGCAGGCAAGACCACGTTGATGCAGACCGTCACCGGCCAGGATTTCGCCAGCTCGGGCGAGATCCGTGTCTTCGGCGAGCACCCCGTCGAGAACGCCCGGGTGCTCTCGCGGCTCTCGTTCATCAAGGAGAACCAGAAGTACCCCGACGAATTCAAGCCGAAGCACGTGTTCGGCTGCGCGCCCTGGTTCTACGAGAACTGGGACGCCGACTTCGCCGCACAGCTCATCGACGACTTCCAGCTGCCGCTGAACCGGCGCATCAAGAAGCTCTCGCGCGGCCAGCTCTCCGCCGTCGGCGTCATCGTGGGGCTCGCGGCGCGCGCGCCGCTGACGTTCTTCGACGAGCCGTACCTCGGGCTGGATGCCGTGGCCAGGCAGATCTTCTACGACCGCCTGCTCGCCGACTACTCCGAGCATCCGCGCACGATCATCCTCTCCACACACCTGATCGACGAGGTGGCGAACATCCTCGAACACGTCGTCGTCATCGACAAGGGCCGCATCATCATGAACCAGTCGGCGGAGGCGGCACGCGACTCCGCCACCACCGTGGTCGGCTCCCGCGGTGCGGTCGACGCGTTCGTCGCGGGACGCACGGTGCTGCACCGCGAGGGCGTCGGCGGGCTGGCCTCCGTGACGGTCGAACGGCTGGATGCCGACGAGCGCCGGGATGCCGTGGCCGCCGGCCTCGAGCTCGCTCCCGTTTCGCTGCAGCAGCTCATCGTGCGCACCACCAACTCCGCCGCAGCCGACTTCGGCGCGGCCGACAGGGAGGCACTGTCATGA
- a CDS encoding GntR family transcriptional regulator, which yields MIDEGKPIFQQIAEQIENDIISGTLPEESQVPSTNEFASFHRINPATAGKGVGLLVDDGILYKKRGIGMFVAAGARERLLAKRRESFRADFVVPLIAEAKSLGITPAQLQHLITHEGEAS from the coding sequence GTGATCGACGAAGGCAAACCGATCTTCCAGCAGATCGCGGAACAGATCGAGAACGACATCATCTCGGGCACATTGCCCGAGGAGAGTCAGGTGCCGTCCACGAACGAGTTCGCGTCGTTCCACCGCATCAACCCGGCGACGGCCGGCAAGGGCGTCGGGCTGCTGGTCGACGACGGCATCCTCTACAAGAAGCGCGGGATCGGCATGTTCGTCGCCGCCGGGGCCCGAGAACGACTGCTGGCGAAACGACGCGAGAGCTTTCGCGCCGACTTCGTGGTGCCGCTCATCGCCGAGGCGAAGAGCCTGGGCATCACGCCGGCTCAACTCCAGCACCTCATCACCCACGAAGGAGAAGCATCGTGA
- a CDS encoding amidase: MADELHELTALAQWNLLQKGEVTPLELVEHYLGRIEALNPQVGAFVTVTPDAARERAAQVAASVPRTSPLWGLPFGDKDLWRRKDVPAGFGSRLLTGYVPDESDEIVLDLDAAGAVSLGKTGAPEFGLPAYTETLVAPPVRTPWDLTRGAGGSSGGAAAAVASGMLPFAPGSDGGGSIRIPAAACGVVGLKPSRGRVPSASGLESLGGLVVGGPIARTVEDAALLLDGMMARTNGRVDHRFATRAPGDDSAFLPAAVRGEGRYQLGVMTTSAWDLDYEITIDPDASAALDAAVDAFAALGHGIEQTALTSDPTYAPAFITIWKAGAARIPAEGDALNLLEPLTRWLVEQGRALGAAELSGALAALTAYERSLIRQLSSFDAVLTPALAMTPRPIGWYDAEDAERNFAQQVQYTPFTSMLNVSGLPAITLPVWQTSDGLPMGVQLIGRPGGEAALLALGAQLQRRIGWQHRRPPVW; encoded by the coding sequence ATGGCCGACGAACTGCACGAGCTGACCGCCCTCGCCCAGTGGAACCTGCTGCAGAAGGGCGAGGTGACGCCGCTGGAGCTGGTCGAGCACTACCTCGGCCGCATCGAGGCGCTGAACCCGCAGGTCGGTGCCTTCGTGACGGTGACCCCGGATGCCGCGCGCGAGCGGGCGGCACAGGTGGCGGCATCCGTTCCCCGCACATCGCCCCTGTGGGGACTGCCGTTCGGCGACAAAGACCTCTGGCGCCGCAAGGACGTGCCCGCAGGCTTCGGATCGCGGCTGCTCACCGGCTACGTGCCCGACGAGTCGGACGAGATCGTTCTCGACCTGGATGCCGCGGGCGCCGTCAGCCTCGGCAAGACCGGCGCCCCGGAGTTCGGCCTGCCCGCCTACACCGAGACACTGGTCGCGCCGCCGGTGCGCACGCCGTGGGACCTCACGCGCGGCGCCGGAGGCTCCAGTGGGGGAGCGGCTGCCGCTGTGGCGAGCGGCATGCTGCCGTTCGCGCCGGGATCGGACGGCGGCGGGTCGATCCGCATCCCCGCCGCCGCGTGCGGGGTGGTCGGACTCAAGCCCTCCCGCGGCCGCGTTCCGTCGGCGAGCGGGCTCGAGTCGCTCGGCGGCCTTGTCGTCGGCGGTCCGATCGCCCGCACGGTCGAGGATGCCGCACTGCTGCTCGACGGCATGATGGCGCGCACGAACGGCCGCGTCGACCACCGCTTCGCGACCCGCGCGCCAGGGGACGACAGCGCGTTCCTGCCGGCCGCCGTGCGCGGCGAGGGCCGCTACCAGCTCGGCGTGATGACGACCAGCGCGTGGGATCTCGACTACGAGATCACCATCGATCCGGATGCCAGCGCAGCCCTGGACGCCGCCGTCGACGCGTTCGCGGCGCTCGGCCACGGCATCGAGCAGACGGCGCTCACCTCCGATCCGACGTACGCACCCGCATTCATCACGATCTGGAAGGCCGGCGCCGCCCGCATCCCGGCCGAGGGCGACGCGCTGAACCTGCTCGAACCGCTGACGCGTTGGCTGGTCGAGCAGGGACGTGCGCTCGGCGCGGCCGAGTTGAGCGGCGCGCTCGCCGCCCTGACCGCCTACGAGCGCTCGCTCATCCGCCAGCTGTCCTCCTTCGACGCCGTGCTCACACCCGCCCTGGCGATGACGCCGCGGCCGATCGGGTGGTACGACGCCGAGGATGCCGAACGCAACTTCGCGCAACAGGTGCAGTACACCCCGTTCACGTCGATGCTCAACGTGAGCGGACTGCCGGCCATCACGCTGCCGGTGTGGCAGACATCCGACGGGCTTCCGATGGGCGTGCAGCTCATCGGTCGACCGGGGGGAGAGGCTGCGCTGCTCGCGCTCGGAGCGCAGCTGCAGCGCCGCATCGGCTGGCAGCACCGCCGGCCGCCCGTGTGGTGA
- a CDS encoding SIP domain-containing protein produces the protein MYRPDHSAHTGATAHRDDRVQFVVTGDETSLAELQSELALLPLCAKGRVFVEIPEPKDAFELQVPMRMTVAWLPRSTRGGRPGTGERCAPGQALGRAVRAWSAEMLCDGPGDTQAILTGEYRAVSAAYEVLAERAGMPDAQITAPDRFTLHRN, from the coding sequence ATGTATCGACCCGACCACTCAGCGCACACCGGCGCGACCGCGCATCGCGACGACCGCGTGCAGTTCGTCGTGACGGGAGACGAGACCTCTCTCGCCGAGCTGCAGAGCGAGCTCGCGCTGCTGCCGCTGTGCGCCAAGGGTCGGGTGTTCGTGGAGATCCCGGAACCGAAGGATGCATTCGAGCTGCAGGTGCCGATGCGCATGACGGTCGCGTGGCTGCCGCGCTCCACGCGCGGCGGACGCCCAGGCACGGGCGAGCGTTGCGCTCCCGGACAGGCTCTCGGTCGAGCGGTGCGCGCCTGGAGCGCCGAAATGCTGTGCGACGGCCCCGGCGACACGCAGGCCATCCTCACCGGTGAATACCGCGCCGTGAGCGCCGCCTACGAGGTGCTCGCCGAGCGTGCAGGCATGCCCGACGCCCAGATCACCGCGCCCGACCGGTTCACTCTGCACCGCAACTGA
- a CDS encoding SDR family NAD(P)-dependent oxidoreductase — protein sequence MSGERPGPAGDERRTIVITGASSGIGEHAAQTLAAEGARVAVVGRNPERTRAVADRIGAEPFIADFERLDDVRRLASELLARLDRIDVLAHNAGGLYSRRETTVDGHERTIQTNHLAPFLLTRLLHDRLVQSAHEAPVRVISTASMANLFGSLRLDDLDWLQRPWRGGWQAYGTSKLATILFARELGERLTGTGITVYSFHPGTIVTRFGGQSPLIRFGNAVTAGHYGRSTADGAAPLLALIGAETPGAPTGTYFDRFTPNGRVNSQAHNPQLARDLWAATERMLGLGDSAPEG from the coding sequence GTGAGCGGAGAGCGGCCCGGGCCGGCTGGCGACGAACGTCGCACCATCGTCATCACGGGTGCCAGCTCCGGCATCGGTGAGCATGCCGCGCAGACTCTCGCCGCCGAGGGCGCGCGGGTCGCGGTCGTCGGACGCAACCCGGAACGCACCCGCGCCGTCGCCGATCGCATCGGAGCCGAACCTTTCATCGCGGATTTCGAGCGACTCGACGACGTGCGCCGCCTGGCATCCGAGCTGCTGGCCCGCCTCGACCGCATCGACGTGCTCGCGCACAACGCGGGTGGGCTCTACAGCAGGCGCGAGACAACCGTCGACGGGCACGAGCGCACGATCCAGACCAACCACCTCGCACCGTTCCTGCTGACCCGTCTGCTGCACGACCGCCTCGTGCAGAGTGCGCACGAGGCGCCGGTGCGCGTCATCAGCACGGCCAGCATGGCCAACCTGTTCGGCTCGTTGCGCCTCGACGACCTCGACTGGCTGCAGCGGCCGTGGCGGGGTGGATGGCAGGCGTATGGAACCTCGAAACTCGCCACCATCCTGTTCGCGCGCGAGCTCGGCGAACGTCTCACCGGAACCGGCATCACGGTCTACTCGTTCCATCCGGGCACGATCGTGACGCGCTTCGGCGGGCAGTCCCCGCTCATCCGATTCGGCAACGCCGTCACCGCCGGGCACTACGGACGTTCGACGGCCGACGGCGCCGCGCCGCTTCTGGCGCTCATCGGGGCGGAGACACCAGGTGCGCCGACGGGCACCTACTTCGACCGCTTCACACCGAACGGCCGCGTGAACTCCCAGGCGCACAACCCGCAACTGGCGCGCGACCTGTGGGCCGCGACCGAGAGGATGCTCGGCCTCGGCGATTCCGCACCCGAGGGTTGA
- a CDS encoding Fe-S oxidoreductase yields MSDTRLDRAVVNALSGLLEVPRLLLVDSGISRLGYWYATAVGFTWGFLWSVGRVERRHGLWVFRGMPRRTFGRGGSCVGGCYLTAQNVTDDVLDHEAAHKRQWQRYGMLFPALYFAAGRDPLRNRFEIEAGLEKGGYL; encoded by the coding sequence ATGAGCGACACCCGCCTCGACCGCGCGGTGGTGAATGCGCTGAGCGGCCTGCTCGAGGTGCCGAGGCTCCTGTTGGTCGACTCCGGCATCTCCCGGCTCGGCTACTGGTACGCCACGGCGGTCGGCTTCACCTGGGGGTTTCTCTGGAGTGTCGGCCGCGTCGAGCGCCGTCATGGCCTGTGGGTGTTTCGAGGGATGCCTCGCCGCACCTTCGGCCGCGGGGGATCGTGCGTGGGCGGCTGCTATCTCACCGCGCAGAACGTCACCGACGACGTGCTCGACCATGAGGCCGCGCACAAGCGCCAGTGGCAGCGGTACGGCATGCTCTTTCCTGCGCTGTACTTCGCAGCGGGACGCGACCCGCTGCGCAATCGGTTCGAGATCGAGGCGGGCCTCGAGAAGGGTGGATACCTGTGA
- a CDS encoding dihydrolipoyl dehydrogenase family protein has product MTEIEYDVVVIGAGAIGENVADRAVQGGMRTVIIESELVGGECSYWACMPSKALLRSAALVRTARDVDGAKQAVTGDLDVAAVLRRRDKVTRHWKDDGQVEWLNGANIDLVRGHARLAGPKRVEVTAPDGSVTTITAAHAVAVCTGSAALLPDIPGLAEADPWTSRDATSVQEVPSSLAIIGGGVVAVEMATAYAGFGVEVTVIARSGLLTKNEPFAGELVQQSLEDLGASVTIGASPTRVRRDEGTGQVTIELDDGTSVTADEVLVATGRVPVTIDLGLETIGLTPGDWLPTDDSLRVLGADGGVFDGAGEDAWLYAAGDVTHRALLTHQGKYDARIAGDAIAARANGRTLSLTPWSTHAATADHAAVPQVTFTDPEVASVGLSAAEAERAGIRTRVVDYDISWVAGATIASDKYVGRARMVVDEDRRVLVGATFVGLDVGELLHSATIAVVGEVTIDRLWHAVPSYPTLSEVWLRLLEAYGRPTE; this is encoded by the coding sequence GTGACTGAGATCGAGTACGACGTCGTCGTCATCGGCGCGGGCGCGATCGGCGAGAACGTCGCCGACCGTGCCGTGCAGGGTGGCATGAGAACCGTGATCATCGAATCCGAACTGGTCGGCGGTGAGTGTTCGTACTGGGCGTGCATGCCGTCGAAGGCGCTGCTGCGCAGCGCGGCTCTGGTGCGCACCGCACGCGACGTCGACGGCGCGAAGCAGGCGGTCACGGGCGATCTCGACGTAGCCGCCGTGCTGCGCCGTCGCGACAAGGTGACCAGGCATTGGAAAGACGACGGCCAGGTCGAATGGCTGAACGGCGCGAACATCGACCTCGTGCGCGGCCACGCACGGCTGGCCGGCCCGAAGCGCGTGGAGGTCACGGCACCCGACGGCTCGGTCACGACGATCACCGCCGCGCATGCCGTCGCCGTCTGCACGGGCTCGGCCGCGCTGCTGCCCGACATTCCGGGCCTCGCCGAGGCCGACCCGTGGACCAGTCGCGACGCCACGAGCGTTCAGGAGGTGCCGTCGTCGCTCGCGATCATCGGCGGCGGCGTGGTCGCCGTCGAGATGGCGACCGCGTACGCGGGCTTCGGGGTCGAGGTCACGGTCATCGCCCGCAGCGGCCTGCTGACGAAGAACGAGCCCTTCGCGGGCGAGCTCGTGCAGCAGTCGCTCGAAGACCTGGGCGCGAGCGTCACGATCGGCGCCTCCCCCACGCGCGTCAGGCGCGACGAAGGCACAGGCCAGGTCACGATCGAGCTCGACGACGGCACGTCCGTCACCGCGGACGAGGTGCTCGTGGCCACCGGCCGCGTACCCGTCACGATCGACCTCGGCCTCGAGACCATCGGGCTCACCCCGGGCGACTGGCTGCCCACCGACGACTCGCTGCGCGTGCTCGGCGCCGACGGCGGCGTATTCGACGGCGCGGGCGAGGATGCCTGGCTCTACGCCGCGGGCGACGTCACCCACCGCGCCCTCCTCACCCACCAGGGCAAATACGACGCCCGCATCGCCGGCGACGCCATCGCCGCCCGCGCCAACGGCAGAACGCTCTCGCTCACGCCGTGGTCGACCCACGCTGCGACCGCCGATCACGCCGCCGTGCCGCAGGTGACGTTCACCGACCCGGAGGTGGCGTCTGTGGGGCTGAGCGCCGCGGAGGCGGAGCGCGCGGGCATCCGCACCCGCGTCGTCGACTACGACATCTCGTGGGTCGCCGGCGCGACCATCGCCAGCGACAAGTACGTGGGCCGCGCCCGCATGGTCGTGGACGAAGACCGCCGTGTCCTCGTCGGCGCCACGTTCGTCGGCCTCGATGTGGGCGAGCTGCTGCACTCCGCCACGATCGCCGTGGTGGGCGAGGTGACCATCGATCGTCTGTGGCACGCGGTGCCGTCGTACCCGACGTTGAGCGAGGTGTGGCTGCGGCTGCTCGAGGCGTACGGGCGCCCCACGGAATGA
- a CDS encoding arginase family protein, whose amino-acid sequence MPTRFLIVPQWQGSSSSRAMQLMDGAAAIAGDLPASATTTVDVPMEAGESLGTGVHRLSSISSVRDRALAALTELSAIGDGPVVTIGGDCGAELAGVQHAVSRRPKGTMALVWLDAHGDLNTPETSPSAAFHGMVVRALLGEGAAPLASTGDTALAPNALVLGGTRELDDGEAAFVDEAGIRVVTVDELRSPDALASAVEATGADSVYVHVDLDVLDPGAIEGVQFPEPFGVQPDELVAAITALRARFELAGAGITEFAPRTPDAASDDLSVILRVLSALTRALPET is encoded by the coding sequence ATGCCGACCCGTTTTCTGATCGTGCCCCAGTGGCAGGGATCGAGTTCCTCGCGCGCGATGCAGTTGATGGACGGCGCAGCCGCCATCGCCGGCGATCTGCCCGCCTCGGCGACGACGACCGTCGACGTGCCGATGGAAGCAGGCGAATCGCTCGGCACCGGCGTGCACCGGTTGTCGTCGATCTCGTCGGTGCGCGACCGCGCGCTGGCCGCGCTCACGGAGCTGTCGGCGATCGGCGACGGACCGGTCGTCACCATCGGCGGTGATTGCGGTGCCGAGCTCGCGGGGGTGCAGCACGCGGTGTCACGCCGACCGAAGGGCACCATGGCGCTGGTCTGGCTGGATGCCCACGGCGACCTGAACACGCCCGAAACCTCGCCGTCTGCCGCCTTCCACGGCATGGTGGTGCGCGCGCTGCTCGGCGAGGGTGCCGCACCGCTGGCCTCGACGGGAGACACGGCTCTCGCGCCGAACGCCCTCGTGCTGGGCGGAACGCGGGAACTCGACGACGGGGAGGCCGCGTTCGTCGACGAGGCGGGCATCCGTGTCGTGACCGTCGACGAGCTGCGATCGCCGGATGCCCTCGCCAGTGCCGTCGAGGCCACCGGCGCCGACTCCGTGTACGTGCACGTCGACCTCGACGTGCTCGATCCGGGCGCGATCGAGGGTGTTCAGTTCCCTGAACCGTTCGGGGTGCAGCCCGACGAACTGGTCGCCGCCATCACCGCCCTGCGCGCTCGGTTCGAGCTGGCGGGAGCGGGCATCACCGAGTTCGCACCGCGGACCCCGGATGCCGCCTCCGACGATCTCTCGGTCATCCTGCGGGTGCTCAGCGCGTTGACCCGCGCTCTTCCCGAGACCTGA
- a CDS encoding NADPH-dependent F420 reductase, which yields MTTIGLIGAGHIGSQIARQAVAHGYDVVVSNSRGPETLGDLVAELGDHARAATAADAAKAADIAVVTIPFNAIDKVPAAPLAGKPVIDTNNYYWERDGHIAELDDLSETSSAKLQEHLAGAHVVKAFNHIYASAITDEAQDAGTEGRRALAIFGDDPDSTQQVAAFIDAIGFDTVDGGPLSESWRIQRDTPAYGPRLSADELRAALATATR from the coding sequence ATGACGACCATCGGACTCATCGGAGCAGGACACATCGGATCGCAGATCGCCAGGCAGGCGGTGGCGCACGGCTATGACGTGGTGGTGAGCAACTCGCGCGGGCCCGAGACACTCGGCGACCTGGTCGCCGAACTCGGCGACCATGCACGAGCCGCGACAGCGGCGGATGCCGCGAAGGCCGCGGACATCGCCGTGGTCACCATCCCGTTCAACGCCATCGACAAGGTTCCCGCGGCGCCCCTGGCGGGCAAGCCGGTGATCGACACGAACAACTACTACTGGGAGCGCGACGGTCACATCGCCGAGCTCGACGACCTCAGCGAGACGAGCTCCGCGAAGCTGCAGGAGCACCTGGCCGGCGCGCACGTCGTCAAGGCGTTCAACCACATCTATGCCTCGGCCATCACCGACGAGGCGCAGGATGCCGGCACCGAGGGCCGTCGCGCTCTCGCGATCTTCGGAGACGACCCCGACTCCACGCAGCAGGTGGCGGCCTTCATCGATGCGATCGGCTTCGACACCGTCGACGGCGGCCCGCTGAGCGAGAGCTGGCGCATCCAGCGCGACACCCCTGCATACGGGCCGCGGTTGAGCGCCGACGAACTGCGGGCGGCGCTCGCGACGGCGACCAGGTAG
- a CDS encoding SDR family oxidoreductase has product MAQSILFIGGTGTISSACVARAVQRGASVTVLNRGQSHTRPLSDGVEEIVADIRDAASVDAVIGPREFDTVAEFTAFTPEHVAADVARFSGRTGQYVFISSASAYQTPPERLPVTESTPLRNPFWQYSRDKIACEDLLVHEYREHGFPATIVRPSHTYDRTSIPTTGHWVDIARMRAGKPVVVHGDGTSLWTITHNSDFAVAFDGLLGNPLAIGDSFHITGDHAPTWNQIYTWLGEAAGVEPVLAHVASETIARIAPDLGPGLVGDKAHSMVFDNSKVKELVPEFATTVTFDTGAREIVEWYDGHPEAQRFNPDVDAAFERMLATIPAVR; this is encoded by the coding sequence ATGGCTCAGAGCATCCTCTTCATCGGCGGCACCGGCACCATCAGTTCGGCGTGCGTGGCGCGCGCCGTGCAGCGCGGGGCGTCCGTCACCGTGCTCAATCGAGGGCAGTCGCACACCCGCCCTCTGTCCGACGGCGTCGAGGAGATCGTCGCCGACATCCGCGACGCCGCGTCGGTGGATGCCGTCATCGGCCCCCGCGAGTTCGACACCGTCGCCGAGTTCACGGCCTTCACTCCCGAGCACGTCGCCGCGGATGTGGCGAGGTTCTCCGGCCGCACCGGGCAGTACGTCTTCATCAGCTCGGCGAGCGCCTACCAGACGCCGCCGGAGCGTCTGCCGGTGACGGAGTCCACGCCGCTGCGCAATCCGTTCTGGCAGTACTCGCGCGACAAGATCGCGTGCGAGGACCTGCTCGTTCACGAGTACCGCGAGCACGGCTTCCCCGCCACGATCGTGCGGCCGTCGCACACCTACGACCGCACCTCCATTCCGACGACCGGGCACTGGGTCGACATCGCCCGCATGCGGGCGGGCAAGCCGGTCGTCGTGCACGGCGACGGCACGAGCCTGTGGACCATCACGCACAACTCCGACTTCGCCGTCGCCTTCGACGGTCTGCTCGGCAACCCGCTCGCCATCGGCGACAGCTTCCACATCACCGGCGACCACGCGCCGACGTGGAACCAGATCTACACGTGGCTGGGCGAGGCGGCGGGCGTCGAGCCGGTGCTCGCGCACGTGGCCTCCGAGACCATCGCGCGCATCGCGCCCGACCTCGGACCGGGGCTCGTCGGCGACAAGGCCCACTCGATGGTGTTCGACAACAGCAAGGTGAAGGAGCTCGTGCCGGAGTTCGCCACCACCGTCACGTTCGACACGGGAGCCCGCGAGATCGTCGAGTGGTACGACGGGCATCCCGAGGCGCAGCGCTTCAACCCCGACGTCGACGCGGCGTTCGAGCGCATGCTCGCCACCATTCCCGCCGTCCGCTGA
- a CDS encoding DUF3097 domain-containing protein, with the protein MTFDDPYGSDVLSGNWRARGIEQPKTIPAEKDLVVELADTGYTGAVVGIENRLVQLEDRHGKVRAFPLGGGFLVEGKPVVLVAPKAAQAQRGPVRTASGSFGVADAPARIARASRIFVEGRHDAELVEKVWGDDLRVEGVVVEYLGGIDDLASILRDTQPTARKRIGVLVDHLVPGSKESRIADAVARGPHGAHVKIVGHPYIDVWQAVKPDRLGMKAWPQIPRNIEWKKGICASLGWPHDDQADIARAWKRILSTVSTYRDLEPAFLGRVEELIDFVTSEV; encoded by the coding sequence GTGACTTTCGACGACCCGTATGGATCCGACGTGCTCTCCGGCAACTGGCGCGCACGCGGCATCGAACAGCCGAAGACGATCCCCGCCGAGAAGGACCTCGTGGTCGAGCTCGCCGACACGGGATACACCGGCGCGGTCGTCGGCATCGAGAACCGGCTCGTGCAGCTCGAAGACAGGCACGGCAAGGTGCGGGCATTCCCGCTCGGCGGCGGGTTTCTCGTCGAGGGCAAGCCCGTCGTGCTGGTCGCACCGAAGGCGGCGCAGGCGCAGCGCGGACCGGTGCGCACGGCATCAGGCTCGTTCGGTGTGGCGGACGCTCCCGCCCGCATCGCCCGCGCCAGCCGCATCTTCGTCGAGGGCAGGCACGACGCCGAACTGGTGGAGAAGGTCTGGGGCGACGATCTGCGCGTCGAGGGTGTCGTCGTCGAATACCTCGGCGGCATCGACGATCTGGCGTCGATCCTGCGCGACACGCAGCCGACCGCGCGCAAGCGCATCGGCGTGCTCGTCGACCACCTCGTGCCCGGATCGAAGGAGTCGCGCATCGCGGATGCGGTGGCGCGCGGCCCGCATGGGGCGCACGTGAAGATCGTGGGGCATCCGTACATCGACGTCTGGCAGGCGGTGAAACCCGACCGGCTCGGCATGAAGGCGTGGCCGCAGATTCCGCGGAACATCGAGTGGAAGAAGGGCATCTGCGCCTCGCTCGGCTGGCCGCACGACGACCAGGCGGACATCGCGCGGGCCTGGAAGCGCATCCTGTCGACGGTGTCGACCTACCGCGATCTCGAGCCGGCCTTCCTCGGCAGGGTGGAGGAGCTCATCGACTTCGTGACGAGCGAGGTCTGA